The Virgibacillus sp. MSP4-1 genome has a segment encoding these proteins:
- a CDS encoding response regulator: MGKKMMYIVDDQMGIRFLLKEIILDAGYEVKEFENGQDMLKECETGQPAFVFVDYNMPFMNGRQVAEELEKRFGEETGVCIMSGFTIQETDLKETPSNVKKFLEKPFDVAEIKSLLKQHVSQDVQ; this comes from the coding sequence ATGGGGAAAAAAATGATGTACATTGTAGATGACCAAATGGGCATACGCTTTTTATTAAAAGAAATTATTTTAGATGCAGGCTATGAGGTGAAGGAATTTGAAAACGGCCAGGATATGCTGAAGGAATGTGAAACCGGACAGCCTGCATTTGTTTTTGTGGATTATAATATGCCTTTCATGAATGGGAGGCAGGTGGCTGAAGAACTGGAAAAGCGCTTCGGCGAGGAAACAGGGGTCTGTATAATGAGTGGTTTTACCATTCAGGAGACCGATTTAAAGGAAACTCCATCGAATGTAAAAAAGTTTTTGGAGAAGCCCTTTGATGTAGCTGAAATAAAAAGCCTGTTAAAGCAGCATGTCTCCCAGGATGTCCAATAG
- a CDS encoding UDP-N-acetylglucosamine 1-carboxyvinyltransferase, with product MEKLLVEGGKSLKGEVRISGAKNSAVALIPATILAESPVTIEGLPYISDIQILRNLLEEIGGEVDQSGQDITVDPSAMISMPLPNGKVKKLRASYYFMGAMLGRFKKAVIGLPGGCNLGPRPIDQHIKGFEALGAKVTNEQGAIYLRADELTGARIYLDVVSVGATINIMLAAVKAKGKTVIENAAKEPEIIDVATLLTSMGAKIKGAGTDVIRIEGVDHLSGCQHTIIPDRIEAGTYTIIAAAIGEEVLIDNVIPTHLESIIAKLQEMGVIIDVIEDQLIVRGNKRMKSVDIKTLVYPGFPTDLQQPFTTLLTQADGTGIVTDTIYQSRLKHIDELRRMNADIKVEGSSAVVAGPVQLEGAKVKATDLRAGAALVAAGLVAEGITEIAGLEHIDRGYEDLTGKLKQLGANVWREDMTEEEAEQFQNS from the coding sequence ATGGAAAAATTGTTAGTGGAGGGCGGGAAGTCTCTCAAAGGCGAAGTGCGAATCAGCGGGGCGAAAAACAGTGCAGTTGCGCTGATTCCTGCCACCATTCTGGCTGAGTCTCCGGTAACGATAGAGGGACTTCCGTATATATCGGATATACAAATTTTACGAAACCTGCTGGAAGAAATCGGCGGTGAGGTGGATCAATCCGGACAGGATATTACCGTTGATCCTTCAGCGATGATTTCCATGCCTTTGCCGAATGGGAAGGTGAAAAAGCTCCGTGCTTCCTATTATTTCATGGGTGCCATGCTGGGGCGTTTTAAAAAGGCAGTGATCGGTCTTCCGGGTGGTTGTAATCTGGGTCCGCGCCCGATTGATCAGCACATTAAAGGATTTGAAGCCCTGGGAGCCAAGGTCACCAATGAGCAGGGAGCGATTTACCTTCGAGCCGATGAATTAACAGGGGCCAGAATTTATTTAGATGTGGTTAGTGTTGGCGCAACCATCAATATTATGCTTGCAGCTGTAAAGGCAAAAGGAAAAACTGTGATTGAAAACGCAGCTAAAGAGCCGGAAATTATTGATGTGGCCACGCTTTTAACCAGTATGGGTGCAAAGATTAAAGGGGCAGGAACCGATGTCATCCGAATAGAAGGGGTTGATCACCTGAGTGGCTGTCAGCATACGATTATTCCTGACCGTATTGAAGCAGGCACTTATACGATTATTGCGGCTGCGATTGGCGAAGAGGTTTTGATTGATAATGTCATCCCGACACACCTGGAGTCCATTATTGCGAAACTGCAGGAGATGGGGGTCATTATTGATGTTATTGAGGATCAACTAATTGTTCGTGGTAATAAGCGGATGAAAAGTGTTGATATTAAAACTCTGGTTTATCCGGGGTTTCCGACAGACTTGCAGCAGCCGTTTACTACTCTTCTGACTCAGGCAGATGGAACTGGAATTGTCACCGATACGATTTACCAGTCACGCCTGAAGCATATTGATGAACTGCGGCGCATGAATGCAGATATAAAGGTGGAGGGAAGTTCAGCTGTTGTAGCCGGCCCCGTACAACTGGAGGGTGCAAAAGTAAAAGCAACCGATCTCCGGGCTGGGGCGGCACTTGTGGCTGCAGGCCTGGTGGCAGAGGGGATCACGGAAATTGCCGGGCTAGAGCATATTGACAGAGGCTATGAAGATCTGACAGGAAAATTAAAACAGCTGGGTGCCAATGTATGGCGCGAAGATATGACAGAGGAAGAAGCTGAACAATTCCAGAATTCATAA
- the fsa gene encoding fructose-6-phosphate aldolase, which yields MKFFVDSASIEEIREAKALGVLAGVTTNPSLVAKEGVSFHDRLKEITAEVDGSVSAEVISEDADGMLKEAEELAAIAPNITIKVPMTLEGLKAVKTLSDKHIKTNVTLVFSANQALLAARAGATYVSPFLGRLDDIGHNGIDLIAQISNIFNIHDIHTEMIAASIRHPMHVTEAAENGAHIATVPLKVLKSLVKHPLTDQGIEKFLNDWNQQK from the coding sequence ATGAAGTTTTTTGTCGATTCGGCAAGTATAGAAGAGATTCGGGAAGCAAAAGCACTCGGAGTATTAGCAGGGGTAACGACCAACCCGAGCCTTGTGGCTAAAGAGGGTGTGTCTTTTCATGATCGTTTAAAGGAAATCACTGCTGAGGTTGACGGCTCTGTCAGTGCAGAGGTCATTTCCGAGGATGCGGACGGAATGTTAAAAGAGGCAGAGGAACTCGCAGCCATTGCACCGAATATAACCATTAAGGTTCCCATGACTCTTGAAGGACTAAAAGCCGTTAAAACGTTGAGTGATAAGCATATTAAGACCAACGTAACCTTAGTATTCTCCGCTAATCAGGCATTACTGGCAGCCCGTGCAGGCGCTACTTATGTGTCTCCATTTCTTGGGCGGCTTGATGACATTGGCCACAATGGCATTGATTTAATCGCCCAAATATCTAACATTTTCAACATCCACGATATCCACACAGAAATGATTGCAGCATCCATACGCCATCCTATGCACGTTACAGAAGCCGCTGAAAACGGTGCTCATATTGCCACTGTCCCTTTAAAGGTTTTGAAAAGTTTAGTGAAGCACCCACTAACTGATCAGGGAATTGAGAAATTTCTTAATGATTGGAATCAACAGAAGTAA